GCGCCGGGCTCTCCGGGCCGGGCGGCGCTACGGCGCAGGCGCCCTCAGGAGGAGGGCGGGGCTTGCTGCGGCCAGAGGAGGGCGACCGGGCTCCCCATCCAGAGGACCAGCCGGACGGTGCTGCCGGCCGGGATCCAGAGCGGCGAGAGCTCGGGGCCGATGGAGGTGGAGCCCAGGACGTAGGCGGGCACGGCCAGCGCCTGCAGCACGAGCGTGGAGCCGCCGGCCAGCTGCAGCCGGAGCTGCCCGCCGGCGGAGCCTTCCACCGTCGCATCCTCCAGGCTGGTCCCCGGTCCCGCCATCCAGGCCCCTTGGGCGGCCACGTAGCCGTAGACGTGGACGAAGGAGTCGACGCTCCCCGAGGCGTCACGGGTGAAGGCCATCAGGTGGCCGGTGTGCCGGGCGAAGGCGGCGGCGTAGGTGGCGGCGTCGACGCTGGCGCCGGCGAAGCGGACGGTGGTGGCGGCGGGCAGCCGGAGCGGCAGGAGCGGCCGGGAGAAGGCGAAGAGCGGTGTGCCGGACGGCCGGGCCAGCACCGCCTCGGTCAGGGCCACCACGGGCTCCTCGCGGAACGTGACGGTGCCTCCCTCCTGCGCGAAGGCGTAGCCGAACGCCTGGGCCACGGCGGCCAGCGGCACCATGGTCTTCGCCCGCAGGATGTGCACCGGGGTGCGCGCGTCATAGGGACCGGTGCCCGTCTGGATGGCCTGGGAGCCCACCGTCGCCGTCAGCATCTCGCCCTCGTTCCGCTCCGCATAGGCGGTGCGCGCCGCGCCGTCCCAGAGGACGGAGCCGCCCATGGCGGCGACCAGCGGCCGCAAGGGGGCCCAGACCTCGCCGCCGGCCATGACGTGGACGGGGAACCCCAGATCGACGCTCCGGCCGGCCACGG
The Bacillota bacterium genome window above contains:
- a CDS encoding copper amine oxidase N-terminal domain-containing protein — encoded protein: MKASLGSAGARGHAAPRRERLPGRAGSALLALLLLLIPLLPPAPAAAQSAGAAAAAGSAAPPGAVVATFTVGSSVATVAGRSVDLGFPVHVMAGGEVWAPLRPLVAAMGGSVLWDGAARTAYAERNEGEMLTATVGSQAIQTGTGPYDARTPVHILRAKTMVPLAAVAQAFGYAFAQEGGTVTFREEPVVALTEAVLARPSGTPLFAFSRPLLPLRLPAATTVRFAGASVDAATYAAAFARHTGHLMAFTRDASGSVDSFVHVYGYVAAQGAWMAGPGTSLEDATVEGSAGGQLRLQLAGGSTLVLQALAVPAYVLGSTSIGPELSPLWIPAGSTVRLVLWMGSPVALLWPQQAPPSS